The Flavobacterium marginilacus genome window below encodes:
- a CDS encoding SusC/RagA family TonB-linked outer membrane protein, giving the protein MKLTKLLIFCVSSLLFTVVMQAQDITINGKVNDEKGMPVPGATILIKGTPTAVSSDFDGKFEIKAPSNGVLVISFVGYTTLNLQISGRTQITAQLNPESQNLNEVVVVGYGTQKKMLTTGASLSLKGKDIAALKTGSAMEALQGIAPGVSVTRNSGAPGAGTRVTIRGLGTVGNSNPLYIVDGIAVGDIDYLSPSDIGSITVLKDAASAAIYGSRAANGVVLVTTVKGAKDRPAKISYDYFFGVQNIYKNLDPLNAQEYMYILDEGMVNDGLAPKDWHSIVTNNSWLNTNYPGTGTEYGEEIWNKLQNGWEGTNWINEMTKKDAPVVSHAFNITGGSQDITYSMGLSYYDQDGILGGNIIDAGYKRLTARMNTDIVLKKNSNHAILTVGENFTYTNTQNRSVAAGNIYWNDLHNGLVQNPLQPAYWQTSIDKNISEFGYSPTLDGLSTTQTNPLAVMYYRNNYNYGKGNNINANVYAEVVPVKDLKFKSVYGLTSWFGHGRSMNPTYHLGVLYNDTTDGASQSQYMGSTTTWTNTLSYDKRLGDHNFTALIGTELIRNILNNEVGGSRNGLLFPGDPKYAYLNNTKAAATVGDISNYGADWAAGGGGVQSFMARLQYDYKEKYLLSAVMRADGSSNFAAGNRWGYFPSVSAGWILTKENFMSSTSGFLDYAKLRASWGQNGNQSIPNFIYSSQIAYAFPGYFFGDTKPVSGTTSYPQKVVNPDVTWETSEQLDLGLDAQFINSKLGLTFDWYKKTTKDWLVEAPILGTFGAGAPFINGGDIENKGFELSVSWNDKIGDFKYGVTVSGAKNKNTVTRIANTDGIIHGPSNVLSQGTGEVSRVQVGQPIGYFYGFKTAGIIQNQDEADAYVGPDGKPYFADQRPGDVRFVDLNNDGKIDENDKTYLGNPNPDFELGLQLNLEYKGVYLNTTLAGKFGMQVMQSYRSFADSPFQNYTSDIFNRWHGEGTSNTLPRISSVSNRNTQNISDIYMHDADYVRINNLTLGYNFNKILSNVKFISNLKMYMAVNNLYTFTKYNGMDPEVRFGHDASWASGIDLGLYPQARTVMFGMSADF; this is encoded by the coding sequence ATGAAATTAACAAAATTACTTATTTTTTGTGTTTCGTCTTTACTCTTTACGGTAGTCATGCAGGCGCAGGACATTACTATTAATGGAAAAGTAAATGATGAAAAAGGGATGCCTGTCCCAGGAGCAACTATTTTAATTAAGGGGACTCCAACAGCTGTTTCCTCGGATTTTGATGGAAAATTTGAAATTAAGGCTCCTTCTAATGGCGTCTTGGTAATCAGTTTTGTAGGCTATACAACATTGAATTTACAAATTAGCGGCAGGACACAAATAACGGCGCAATTGAATCCAGAATCGCAAAACCTGAATGAAGTTGTAGTAGTAGGATACGGAACCCAAAAGAAGATGCTAACAACAGGTGCAAGTCTTAGCTTAAAAGGAAAAGATATTGCGGCATTGAAAACAGGCTCAGCTATGGAAGCATTACAAGGAATTGCACCAGGAGTTAGTGTTACTAGAAATAGCGGTGCTCCTGGCGCAGGAACAAGAGTTACTATTCGTGGATTAGGCACTGTTGGAAATTCCAATCCATTGTATATTGTAGATGGGATAGCTGTTGGTGATATCGATTATTTGAGTCCCTCTGATATTGGGTCTATAACGGTATTAAAAGATGCCGCATCTGCCGCAATTTACGGATCTAGAGCTGCTAATGGAGTAGTTTTAGTGACTACAGTGAAGGGTGCGAAAGATCGTCCAGCTAAAATCAGCTATGATTATTTCTTTGGAGTTCAAAATATATATAAAAACTTAGATCCTTTAAACGCTCAGGAATATATGTATATTTTGGATGAGGGAATGGTAAATGATGGTTTGGCTCCAAAAGACTGGCATAGTATTGTTACTAATAATTCTTGGCTGAATACTAATTATCCAGGAACAGGTACTGAGTACGGAGAAGAAATTTGGAATAAACTTCAAAATGGATGGGAAGGTACCAATTGGATTAATGAAATGACAAAGAAAGATGCACCGGTTGTGAGTCATGCATTCAATATTACTGGAGGGAGTCAGGATATAACTTATTCTATGGGTCTTTCGTATTATGATCAAGATGGTATTCTTGGTGGAAACATTATAGATGCGGGGTATAAAAGACTTACTGCGAGAATGAATACAGATATTGTTCTAAAAAAGAATAGTAATCATGCTATACTTACTGTTGGTGAAAATTTTACTTATACAAATACTCAAAATAGAAGTGTAGCTGCAGGAAATATTTATTGGAACGATTTGCATAACGGTTTAGTGCAAAATCCTTTGCAGCCAGCCTATTGGCAAACTTCTATTGACAAAAACATCAGTGAGTTTGGTTATTCTCCAACGTTAGATGGATTATCAACAACTCAAACCAACCCTTTAGCAGTTATGTATTATCGTAATAATTATAATTATGGTAAGGGGAACAATATTAATGCAAATGTATATGCTGAAGTCGTTCCCGTTAAAGATTTAAAATTTAAGTCAGTTTATGGACTTACATCTTGGTTTGGACATGGCAGATCAATGAATCCAACCTATCATTTAGGTGTTTTATATAATGATACTACTGATGGTGCTTCCCAAAGTCAATATATGGGATCAACTACAACATGGACTAATACACTTTCTTATGATAAAAGACTTGGTGATCATAATTTTACCGCTTTAATTGGAACTGAATTAATTCGAAATATTTTAAATAATGAAGTTGGAGGTTCAAGAAATGGCTTGTTATTTCCTGGAGATCCAAAATATGCTTACCTAAATAATACTAAAGCCGCGGCAACAGTAGGTGACATAAGTAATTATGGTGCTGACTGGGCCGCAGGTGGTGGAGGTGTACAATCTTTTATGGCTCGTTTGCAATACGATTATAAAGAAAAATATTTGCTTTCTGCAGTTATGCGTGCTGATGGTTCTTCTAATTTTGCTGCTGGAAATAGATGGGGGTATTTTCCTTCTGTATCTGCAGGGTGGATTTTGACTAAAGAGAATTTTATGTCCAGTACTTCTGGGTTTCTAGATTACGCAAAATTGAGAGCGAGTTGGGGGCAAAACGGAAATCAATCGATTCCTAATTTTATTTATTCTTCTCAAATTGCTTATGCATTTCCGGGCTATTTCTTCGGAGATACCAAACCAGTTTCAGGGACTACATCATATCCTCAAAAAGTAGTTAATCCTGATGTTACTTGGGAAACTTCAGAGCAATTGGATCTTGGTTTAGATGCGCAGTTTATTAATTCAAAACTTGGATTGACTTTTGATTGGTATAAAAAAACTACTAAAGATTGGTTAGTTGAAGCTCCAATTTTGGGAACTTTTGGTGCAGGTGCTCCGTTTATTAATGGAGGTGATATTGAAAATAAAGGTTTTGAACTGTCAGTAAGCTGGAATGATAAAATTGGTGATTTCAAATACGGTGTGACTGTAAGTGGAGCAAAAAATAAAAATACAGTAACTAGAATTGCTAATACAGACGGTATAATTCACGGCCCTAGTAATGTATTATCACAAGGAACTGGAGAAGTATCAAGAGTACAAGTAGGGCAGCCAATAGGTTATTTTTATGGTTTTAAAACTGCTGGAATTATTCAAAATCAAGATGAGGCAGATGCGTATGTTGGGCCTGATGGGAAACCGTATTTCGCTGATCAACGTCCAGGAGATGTTCGTTTTGTAGATTTAAATAATGATGGAAAAATTGACGAGAATGATAAAACTTATTTAGGAAATCCAAATCCTGATTTTGAATTGGGTTTACAGTTGAATTTAGAGTATAAAGGTGTGTATCTGAACACTACTTTAGCTGGAAAATTTGGTATGCAGGTAATGCAGTCTTACAGATCATTTGCTGATAGCCCTTTCCAAAATTATACTTCTGATATTTTTAATCGTTGGCATGGAGAAGGTACATCAAACACTTTGCCTAGAATAAGTTCTGTTTCTAATAGAAACACTCAAAATATTTCTGATATTTACATGCATGATGCTGATTATGTGAGGATTAACAATTTAACATTAGGGTATAACTTTAATAAGATTTTATCTAATGTTAAATTTATCTCTAATCTAAAAATGTATATGGCTGTTAATAACTTATATACATTTACTAAGTATAACGGAATGGATCCTGAAGTTCGTTTTGGACATGATGCAAGTTGGGCTTCTGGAATTGATCTTGGATTGTACCCTCAAGCAAGAACAGTTATGTTTGGTATGAGTGCTGACTTTTAA